A genomic segment from Polyangium mundeleinium encodes:
- a CDS encoding transposase has protein sequence MGAFVEELLRSYRWRARRMFGLSSVEDAFPGAVTVIQRFDSALRLNVHAHTLVLDGVWVSTSTRERRSMVGIGNAWSGGAGTW, from the coding sequence ATGGGCGCGTTCGTGGAGGAGCTATTGAGATCGTATCGATGGCGCGCGAGGCGTATGTTTGGCCTTTCGAGCGTCGAAGATGCGTTTCCCGGAGCCGTGACAGTCATCCAGCGATTCGACTCGGCGCTGCGGCTGAACGTGCATGCGCATACGCTCGTGCTGGATGGGGTATGGGTTTCAACGTCCACGCGGGAGCGGCGATCGATGGTCGGGATCGGAAACGCGTGGAGCGGGGGTGCCGGTACCTGGTGA
- a CDS encoding serine/threonine-protein kinase, producing the protein MTNNNASRDADPATRSESVDSFVRKVARAPAMQPPVSLEVGAIVDDAFRVERTLGRGGMGIVFLARDIRLDRPVALKLLRFADARAEKFMLREARVLARCTHPNVVTIYEVGTHAGQVFLAMEYVDAGTLRSWLNERPRSWQEILDKFLQAARGLAAAHMAGLVHHDFKPDNVLIGKDARVRVADFGLARVISPQMASEEEQLGIGQSHVPAGTPAYASPEQRTGMTDARSDQYSYCVALREALTGIPRVPSRIRRIIARGFEEDPSRRWESMEALATQLELARRSSSRRFWALGITIAMASSLGLVALRPKALVVEPHTWTGTTYDGSDADLGATADLTCFLTGLFGDLEGADWTRPARAGLYEDPQTMRWRMEVDSPGGAIVHAESTCIDSAAGYTGVKSWDSASNDSHPTLLAAVTPRRQCFLTEIIGVDGLESELDDIRVWHDGQNWWLGGSRASSGKLGLRAYAACMDIGREFTSGNLEGQAAPLKNGVPKQDLPPDATVCFLAGVGGRFRTNELYDGAGIRYDKQTKAWQVYATKGKRLSYVCIK; encoded by the coding sequence ATGACGAACAACAACGCGTCGAGAGATGCGGATCCAGCGACGAGAAGCGAGTCTGTAGACAGCTTCGTTCGCAAAGTGGCTCGGGCGCCGGCGATGCAGCCCCCCGTCTCCTTGGAAGTGGGCGCCATCGTCGATGATGCATTCCGAGTCGAGCGAACTCTGGGTCGAGGTGGAATGGGAATCGTCTTCCTCGCGCGCGATATTCGGCTCGATCGGCCGGTTGCGCTCAAGCTTCTACGTTTCGCCGACGCGCGTGCGGAAAAGTTCATGCTCCGTGAGGCAAGGGTCCTGGCACGCTGCACTCACCCCAACGTCGTCACCATCTACGAAGTTGGAACGCATGCAGGGCAGGTCTTCCTTGCAATGGAGTACGTGGACGCGGGAACGCTCCGGAGCTGGTTGAACGAACGACCCCGCAGCTGGCAGGAAATCCTCGATAAATTCTTGCAAGCAGCACGGGGGCTTGCGGCGGCCCACATGGCAGGCCTCGTGCACCACGATTTCAAGCCGGACAATGTGCTCATCGGCAAAGACGCGCGAGTGAGGGTGGCAGATTTCGGGCTTGCTCGGGTTATCTCCCCACAGATGGCCAGCGAGGAGGAGCAGCTTGGCATCGGTCAAAGCCACGTTCCTGCAGGTACACCGGCGTACGCATCACCGGAGCAGCGCACAGGCATGACGGATGCGCGATCCGACCAATACTCGTATTGTGTCGCCCTTCGTGAAGCGCTTACCGGCATTCCGCGCGTCCCCAGCCGGATCCGTCGAATCATCGCTCGCGGGTTCGAAGAAGACCCAAGCCGTCGCTGGGAATCGATGGAGGCCCTGGCTACGCAGCTCGAACTCGCGCGCCGGTCGAGTTCGCGGCGTTTTTGGGCGCTAGGCATCACCATCGCAATGGCATCATCCCTCGGGCTCGTCGCGTTGCGCCCCAAAGCGCTGGTCGTCGAGCCCCATACGTGGACCGGCACCACCTACGATGGGTCGGATGCGGACTTGGGTGCGACGGCCGATCTTACGTGCTTCCTTACGGGGCTCTTCGGCGACCTCGAGGGAGCAGACTGGACGAGGCCCGCGCGCGCGGGTCTTTACGAGGATCCACAGACCATGCGGTGGCGGATGGAAGTGGACTCTCCCGGCGGAGCGATTGTGCACGCCGAATCGACGTGCATCGATAGCGCAGCCGGATATACCGGTGTCAAGAGCTGGGACAGCGCGTCGAACGATTCGCATCCGACCCTGCTCGCGGCCGTGACGCCGCGTCGTCAATGCTTCCTCACCGAAATCATCGGCGTTGACGGTTTGGAATCCGAATTGGATGACATACGTGTTTGGCACGATGGGCAAAATTGGTGGCTCGGGGGGAGCCGCGCGAGCTCGGGGAAGCTTGGGCTCCGCGCCTACGCAGCGTGCATGGACATCGGTCGTGAATTCACGTCCGGAAACCTAGAGGGTCAAGCGGCACCATTGAAGAACGGCGTACCGAAGCAGGACCTGCCCCCCGACGCAACAGTATGTTTTCTCGCCGGTGTCGGCGGCAGGTTTCGCACGAACGAGTTGTACGATGGAGCGGGCATCCGCTACGATAAGCAGACGAAGGCGTGGCAAGTGTATGCCACGAAGGGAAAGCGCTTGTCGTACGTTTGCATCAAGTAA
- a CDS encoding transposase — translation MGFNVHAGAAIDGRDRKRVERGCRYLVRPPIATERLGVVGENVRYEFQKVWRDGTRCVVLDPYDFLARACAMAPPPRFHRVRFHGVLAPNAALRREVVSSARSSAAPKVAPPRAPLQLSLFGELFDGTTPPEERRDASRGRGFCDMCSPSMSQRVRSVRARCGGETLRLHRMRFAKGWPARGSRRVDRRCVSVCPWGNSRCHSRKRTGESSPEAPPLVDVSRSLFAAVCRRRCVRVPAVQKNSMTSSTFRARPTCGGVMP, via the coding sequence ATGGGTTTCAACGTCCACGCGGGAGCGGCGATCGATGGTCGGGATCGGAAACGCGTGGAGCGGGGGTGCCGGTACCTGGTGAGGCCGCCGATTGCGACGGAGCGTCTCGGGGTTGTCGGCGAGAACGTCCGGTACGAGTTCCAAAAAGTGTGGCGTGACGGGACGAGGTGCGTCGTGCTGGATCCCTACGACTTTCTCGCTCGGGCATGCGCGATGGCGCCGCCGCCGCGTTTTCATAGGGTGCGGTTTCACGGCGTGCTCGCGCCGAATGCAGCATTGCGAAGAGAAGTCGTTTCGTCGGCACGGTCATCGGCAGCGCCGAAGGTCGCGCCACCCCGAGCGCCATTGCAGTTGTCTCTATTCGGTGAGCTTTTCGATGGGACGACGCCACCGGAGGAAAGGCGCGACGCAAGCCGTGGGCGTGGCTTTTGCGACATGTGTTCGCCATCGATGTCACAGCGTGTCCGAAGTGTGCGAGCACGATGCGGTGGCGAAACGTTGCGCTTACACCGGATGCGATTCGCGAAGGGTTGGCCCGCGCGGGGCTCTCGGCGCGTGGACCGCCGATGCGTAAGCGTGTGCCCCTGGGGCAACTCTCGCTGCCATTCCCGAAAGCGCACCGGCGAGAGCAGCCCTGAGGCGCCGCCTTTGGTGGACGTCTCGCGCTCGCTGTTTGCTGCTGTTTGCCGGCGCCGATGCGTACGTGTGCCCGCAGTGCAAAAGAATTCGATGACGAGCTCGACTTTCCGCGCGAGGCCCACGTGTGGTGGCGTCATGCCGTAG
- a CDS encoding RNA polymerase sigma factor: protein MPDTLVRCKLPENSAERSEFEAQMHSLFRAGEFRQVVTGTLQAYGPEIFGFLLAIVSSEHDAADIFGDFSFDLWAGITVFEWRCSLRTWVYTLARHQLGRFDRTQKRERRHLRRTPMTDIAEILQLAAQLSSETLPHLKSEAKSAFVLLRERLDPEDQMLLILRVDRDLAWTDVASVMGGVSAAALRKRFERLKERLHEMARAEKLVSE from the coding sequence GTGCCCGATACACTTGTCCGATGTAAGTTGCCTGAAAATTCGGCAGAAAGGAGCGAATTCGAGGCCCAGATGCATAGCCTATTTCGTGCCGGTGAGTTCAGGCAGGTGGTGACAGGCACTTTGCAAGCGTATGGGCCAGAAATCTTCGGCTTCCTACTCGCGATCGTCAGCTCGGAGCACGATGCAGCGGACATCTTTGGTGACTTCAGCTTCGACCTATGGGCGGGCATCACTGTCTTCGAGTGGCGCTGTTCGCTTAGAACGTGGGTCTACACGCTCGCTCGACATCAACTTGGGCGATTCGATCGAACGCAAAAGAGGGAGCGGCGCCACCTGCGTCGAACGCCCATGACGGACATTGCGGAAATCCTGCAGCTCGCGGCGCAGTTGAGCTCCGAGACGCTGCCCCATTTGAAGAGCGAAGCCAAGTCGGCCTTCGTTCTCTTGCGTGAACGACTCGACCCGGAGGACCAAATGCTGCTCATCCTCCGCGTGGATCGGGACCTCGCTTGGACCGACGTGGCGAGCGTGATGGGGGGGGTCAGCGCCGCGGCGCTTCGCAAGCGCTTCGAACGGCTCAAGGAGCGGCTGCACGAGATGGCTCGCGCTGAGAAGCTCGTGTCGGAATGA